The DNA region TCGATGTCGTCACTGTGCTCAGTGAGCAGGTTGGTGAAGTCGGTGAGCCTGTTGACTTGCCCGATCAACGCCTCGTTGTGTTCCCCGAGGAACCCGCGAACGTCGCTGAGCGCCTGGTTGAGGGTTCCCAGTGTGCGGTCGAGTCCGACCGTGCTGTCGGCGAGCACCTGCGACACCGAGGCGACATGGTTGGAGAACTGCACAATCTGTTCGTTGCTGTTGGACAGCGCATCGACGAGAACCTGCAGGTTTCGGATGGTGCCGAAGATATCGGTGCGCGAGTCACCCAGCCGGCCTGCGGTCTGAGAGAGTTCGCGCAACGCTTGGCGGAACGAGTCCCCGTTGCCGTCGAACGTGTCGGCGGCTTGGTTGACGAACGCCGCGACGGGTCCCTGTACCTCGCCCGCCTGCGGTCCCAACTCCCGGGACAGCTCGGTCAGCTGCTCTTTGACCTCGTCCCATTCCACCGGCACCGCAGTCCGGTCCAGCCCGATGGTGGCACCGTCGGCCAGCGCCTCACCGCCGGTATAGGCCGGGGTGAGCTGGATGAACCTCGCCGACACCAGGTTCGGCGCGACGATGAGCGCTTGGGCGTCGCTGGGCAGTTGCACGCCGTGGTCGAGGGTCATCGTGATCTGGACATCGGAGGCGCGCGGATCAATGGAGTCGATCCTGCCGACCGGGACACCGACGATGCGGACTTCGTCCCCGGGATACAGACCGACCGCTGTGGTGAAGTGCGCGACGATCGTGTGGCCACTACGTGTCGGCCAGACCAGGAACACCCCGACAGCCAGGGCAGCCACCAGCAGCGCCGCCAGTGCGGCGCGGACCCCGCGGCTGCGCGCGTTGATCTTCTCGGTGATGCTCATGGCGACTTCGGCCTGATGATGAGCCGCTCGGAGATATAGCCGCGCAGCATGTCGGAAAGGCTGTCGGGCAGCTTGCCCGGCTGGAAGTAGAAGTCCAGCAGTACCTCCGCGATCGGTGCGGGTGGCAGACCGTAGAGGTTGATCTGGAAGCCGGGCGCCGAACCGACGACCTCGCCGAGCGCGGTGGCGTAGGGCGGTAGGCGGCGCAACGCCTCGCCGATGTGCTCGCGGCGCTCCAGCAGGTTGTCCATGACCGCGTTGAGCCGTTCCAGGACCGGGCCGAACTCGCGACGATTGTCGGCGACGAAACCGGAAAGCTGTTCGGAGACATCGTCGATACCCGCGATCAGGTTCGACAGCGCCTGGCGCCGCTCATCGAGCGCGGCGAACAGCAGGTTGCCGTCGGTGATCAGCTGGTTGACCTGCCCCGAGCGCGCCGCCAACGTATCCGACACCCGCTTGGCGTGACCGAGCAATTGGGCCAGCGCCTCATCGCGTCGATTGAGCGTGCGCGACAGGTCGGCGATGCCGTCCAGCGCACCGCGCAGCTGCGGGGTGGCATCACGCAGCGAATCGGTCAACGTCTGCAAGGCCTGCTCGAGCTGCGGTTTGTCCAGCGCGGCAGTGTTGCCGCCGAGATCCTGCAACGCGGTGTTGAGTGTGTACGGAGTGGTGGTGCGGCCCAACGGAATCACCGTCGAGGTACCGCTGCCCTTCGGCGTCACCGCCAGCGACTTCTCCCCCAGCACGGTGTCGGTCTTGATCGACACCAGCGACTGATCTCCGACAGCGATGCCACGCTTGACCGTGAAAGTGACCTTGGCCGCGTCACCGGCCAGCGCCACGTCCCTGACACTACCCACCGTGATACCGGAGACATTGACGTCGTTGCCGGGGGTGATACCACCGGCGTCGGCGAAGTAGGCCTCGTAGGCCTTGCCCTGCGGGAAGAACGGCAGGCTGGTGTAACCGAACGCCACGATCACCAGGCACGACACCAGCGCTATGCCGAAGATGCCGGTGCGCAACGGGTTTGAGTTCTCGGTACTAGCCATCCTCTGAGCACCTCCCCTTCGACGGATCCGGCGGCCCACCGAACGGGATCAAGATGTCGCTTCCGGCGGGACCGTTGATTTTCATTCGTGTCGAGCAATAGAAGATGTTGAAGAACGACCCGTAGGCCCCCAGCGCGTTGAGCCGCAGGTAATTCTCGGCCAACGGCTCGATCACCTCGTTGACCTCGGCCTTGCGGTCGTCGAGTTCGGTGGCCAGCGGCCGCAACTGCTCGAGCACACCCTGCAGCGGGCGACGCGAGTTCACCAGCATCTCGGTCAGATCGTTCTCGGCGGTGGCCAGCGGCCCGATGGCGCCGGCGATCGGGTCGCGGCCCTCACTGAGGCCGGTGATCAGCTGCTGCAGGCGGTCGACGCTCGCGTCGAATTCGGCACCCTTTTCGTCGACGGTGGCCAGCACGACATTGAGGTTCTCGATCACCTCGCCGATCAGTTGGTCACGTGCTGCCAGGTTCTGGCTGAACGCACTGGTGCTGGCCAGCATGCTCGACAGTGCCCCACCTTGGCCTTGCAACAGCTCGATGATCGCCCCGGACAGTTCGTTGACCTTCGACCCGTCCAGACCTTTGACCACTGGACGTAGTCCGCCGAGCAGCGCGTCGAGGTCCAGCGCCGGGGCGGTGTTCTCTCGGGGGATTAGCGCGCCCGGCGCCAGCTTACGCAGCTCGCCTGGGCCCGAAGTGATCTCGAGGTAGCGATCGCCGACCAGGTTCTCGTAGCGGATGACCGCGCGGGTCGATGTGTAGAGCTGGTAGCGCTTGTCGATGTCGAAGCTGACGTCGACGGTGTTGTCCGGGTTGAGGCTGACGTTCCTGACCGATCCGACCGGAACCCCCGCAATACGCACATCTTGGCCGGACTTCAGCCGCGACGCCTCGGTGAAGTTGGCCCGGAAAGAGTTGCTGGCGGTGAACCGGAACTCGCCGAAGACGACGATCAGCATGGCAGCGACGAGCAGCATCACCACGGTGAAGATCGAAACACTGATCACATTGCGCCGGTGTGTCATCAGTGCCCCCGCTTCTTCGCGCAAGCGCTCATCAGTGCCCCCGCTTCTTCGCGCAAGCGCTCATCAGAAATCGTCCCGTTCCGCGAACGCCCCGTTGAACAGGAACTGCAGCGTCGACGGTGCATCGAACTGCAACTCGGTGTTGGGCTGGTAAGGGACATAGGCATTGTCGGTCACCAGGAACGGCGCCCGATACCACGAGCCGCCGTATTGTTTGGACGGCATATTCGGCAGCCCCCGGCAGTTCGGACCACCGGTGGCGTTGACGATCGGCAGGCTCTCCGGATACGTGTAGGCCGGCGAACCGGGTAGGAAGTTCGACGACACGAACAAGCCCGGGCGGGTGCCGCCGATGATCGGACCGAAGCGGTCGATGGCCAGGTCGATCGCCTGCAGCAGGCATGGATACTGCGGCGAGTAGTCCCCCACCACCTTCAACGGGACACGCAACCGCTGGATGGCCGCGATGTAATCATCGGCGCCCGGCTCCAGGGTGGCGGTACCGTTGTCGGCCAGGCCGGTGGCCGCCAACAGTGTGGTGGTCAGGTTCTCCTGCTCCTCGACCACCGTCGTGCTGATCGCCGGCGCGTTGTCGAGGATGCGTGCGAGATCGGGACCGGCGTCGCCGTAGATGTTTGCGACGACCGCGGTTTGACGGATATCGTCGCGCAACGCCGGCAGCTTCGGATTGAACTGCGCCAGATAGTAGTTCAGGCCCGCGATCAGTTCGCCGAGGTCCTCTCCGTTGCCGCGCAGGCCCTCTCCGAGCGCCGAGATCGTCGCATTGAGATTGATCGGGTCGATCTTCTCGAGCAGATCGGTCAGGTTCTGGAACAGCGTGTTGACTTCGAGTTGCACGTGCCGCGCCGCGATCTCGGCACCGGGCCGCAGAGCGCGGCCGGTGCTTTCCTCCGGCGGCATGAACTCCACCGACTTGGCGCCGAAGATCGTGGTACCACCGATGCGCACGGGGGCGTTGTCCGGGATGTAGCGCATGTCGGAGCGGTTGATCGCCAGGGTGAGTTTGGCGTCGCGGCCGGCGTACTGGATCGATTCGACTTTGCCGACCGGGATACCGCGATACTTGACCTTCGCGTCGCGTTCCATCACCAGACCGGCTCGTGGCGAGAGCACCGTGACCTTGTCGGTGGGCGTGAACGCCGCGGTGTAGGACAGGTAGGTGAACACGGCCGCGGCGAGCACCACAGCAGCCAGGATCGCCGCAGCGATCCTCACGTGGCTGCGCTTGGCGTCACCGTCGGACATGGTCTTTTCCTAGCCTTCTTCCTTAGCCGGAGAGGTTGAAGTTTCCTGATGCGCCGTAGACGGCCAGCGAGATGAACAGCACGATGGTCACGACCACGATCAGCGAGGTGCGCACGGCCTGGCCGACGGCGATGCCCACCCCGACCGGGCCGCCGGAGGCGTTGTAGCCGTAGTAGGTGTGCACCAGCATCACCGCCACGGCCATCACGATGGCCTGCAGGAACGACCACAACAGGTCACTGGGTATCAGGAAGGTGTTGAAGTAGTGGTCGTACAGCCCAGCTGACTGGCCGTTGATATAGACGGTGGTGAAACGCGCGGCGAAGAACGCGGCCAACACCGACAGCGCGTACAACGGCACGATCGCGATCAAGCCGGCCACGATCCGGGTCGACACCAGGTACGACACCGCGTGCACGGCCATCGCTTCCACGGCGTCGATCTCCTCGGCGACCCGCATCGCCCCCAACTGCGCGGTGGCACCGGCGCCGATGGTCGCCGCCAACGCGATTCCCGCGATCACCGGCGCGACGATGCGCACGTTGAGAAACGCCGAGAGGAAGCCGGTGAGCGCCTCGATGCCGATGTTGCCCAGCGATGAGTAGCCCTGCACCGCGATCACGCCGCCGGAAGCCAGGGTCATGAACGCCGCCACCCCGACCGTGCCGCCGATCATGATCAGCGCGCCGGTGCCCATCGACATCTCGGCGATCAGCCGGACGGTCTCCTTGCGGTAGCGCGTCGCGGCGTTGGGGATGTAGCGGAAGGTCTGGCCGTAGAACAGCGCCTGCTCACCGATCGAGTCGACGACGCGGGGCACCCCCCGCAACATCCGGCGAAACCGCAGCGTGGCGTCGTAGCTCATGAGTCGAGCACCCGCACACCCACCGCGGTCATCAACACGTTGATGACGAACAGACAGATGAACGCATAGACCACGGTCTCGTTGACCGCGTTGCCCACCCCTTTCGGACCGCCCTTGACCGTCAGGCCGCGGTAGCAGCCCACCAGACCGGCCACCACCCCGAACAGCAGCGCCTTGATCTCGGCCAGAATCAGCTCCGGCAGCCCGGTCAGCACCGTCAACCCGTTGATGAACGCTCCCGGGTTGACCCCTTGCAGGAACACCGAGAACACGTAGCCGCCCGCAGACCGATCAGACACACCAAGCCGTTGAGCAGCAACGCCACAAACGTCGAGGCCAACACCCGCGGCACCACCAGACGCTGGATCGGATCGATACCCAGCACCCGCATCGCGTCGATCTCCTCGCGGATGGTGCGGGCGCCCAGGTCCGCGCAGATCGCGGTCGCTCCGGCACCGGCGACGACCAACACCGTCACCACCGGCCCCAACTGGGTGATCGTGCCGAAAGCCGTACCGGCCCCGGACAAGTCCGCCGCACCGATTTCGCGCAACAGGATGTTGAGCGTGAATGCGACCAGCACCGTGAACGGGATCGCCACCAACAGCGTCGGGACCAGGGAGACACGCGCGATCATCCAGGTCTGGTCCAGAAATTCCCGGAACTGGAACGGACGACGGAACATCTTGACGAAAGTGTCCAGCGACATTTCGACGAACCCGCCCACGGCCCGCGCCGGCGCCGCAAGCTGATCGATCAAGTCGACTCCGTTCCTGGGGACGGGGCATCGGGGGCCACGCTGTGGCGAACAACTTCACATTGCTCGCCGGTAGCGCCTCCGTACCCTGGTCACATGCGCTGCTCTTCGTGAGCCGGATCATACTAACTAGAACGTGTTCGCGGTGTCAAAGCTAACTAATGTGACAGTCTTGAATGTATTTACGCACGTCAAAGTCATTGTGACACAGGTCATTCTAGAACGTGTTCTAGCGAGTGTCGGCAGCCCCGCCCCGTGGTAGTCAGTCTGGGTCGCCCAGTCCCATAGCCGCGGAGAAAGTCTGTTCCGGGTCTCGGTCAGCAAAGTACTTTGCCAACGTGTCCGACAGCGCCGCCGGCTCCCAGATGTCGTCGCCGGCGCTGAATTGGCGCTCAGCAGTCGGCGCCGCCAACAGGGTCACCGTCGGACCGTAGACGATGAACAGCTGTCCGTTGACCGCTTCGCTGGCCGGCGCGGCCAGGAATCGGACCAGATTGACGACATGCTCGGGCGAGAGCGGGTCGACAGCGCCCTCGGGCAGGTCGGGCGCGTCGCCGAAGACGCCGGCGGTCATCGCCGTCCGGGCCCGCGGGGCGATGGCGTTGGCGCGCACCCCGAAACGGTGCAGGGCCCGCGCCGCCGAGAGGGTCAGCGCGGTGATGCCTGCCTTGGCAGCACCGTAGTTGGGCTGCCCGACCGGGCCGGACAACCCGGCCTCCGAGGAGGTGTTGATGATCCGGCCGTAAACGGTGCCGTCACCTTGTTTGGCCTGGGTCCGCCAGTAGGTCGCGGCGTTGCGGGTCAACAGGAAGTGGCCGCGCAGGTGCACGTTGATGACGGCGTCCCACTCCTCGTCGGACATGTTGAACAGGATCCGGTCCCGCGTGATGCCGGCATTGTTGACCACGATGCCCAGGCCACCGAGCCTGTCGGCGGTCTCGACCAACTCATCGGCGGTGCTGCGCGCACTGATGTCACCGGGGACCGCAACGCCCTTGGCCCCTGCCGCGGCGATCTCGTCGAGGACGTCGGAGGAGTCCAGAGCGGGGGCGATGTCGTTGACCACCACGGTGGCCCCGGCGCGGGCCAGGCCCACGGCCTCGGCGCGACCCAGACCGGCGGCGGCTCCGGTGACGACCGCGACGCGGCCGGACAGATCAAGCTGGCTCAATTTATGAATACCTCTAGTCGTGTCGGATCAGGGCAGCTCGGGGGCACTCGTTGACCGACTGTTCGGCCAGCGCCTCCTGGTCGGCGGGCACCGGGTCGGCCTTGACGACGGCATAGTCCTCGTCGTCGAGGTCGAACAGGTCGGGGGCGATTCCGACGCATACCGCGTTGCCCTCGCAACGGTCGCGATCGACTTCCACTCGCATGAGAACCTCCTGTCGGTCCGGGGCACCACCCTGGACCCCAAGACTAGAACGTGTTACAACCGGGGAACCGATGAGGTACACCTTGGCACCTCGGACGGAACCTACGGACCCAGGCTGGCAGACAAGTGAGGACGGCGCGATGCGAATCGGCTACACCCCTGAACAGGAGGAGCTTCGCCGCGAGCTGCGCGCGTATTTCGCCAAGCTCATGACCGCCGAGCGCGCCGAGGCACTGGCGAGCAACGACGGCGAGGTCGGCCGCGGCAACGTCTACCGCGAGACCGTCGCGCAGATGGGCAAGGACGGCTGGCTGACGCTGAGCTGGCCCAAGGAGTTCGGCGGGCAGGCACGCCCGCCGATGGACGGGCTGATCTTCAACGACGAGGCTGCGATCGCCAACGTGCCGGTGCCGTTCCTGACGATCAACAGCGTCGCGCCGACGATCATGCACTTCGGCTCCGAGGATCAGAAGAAGTTCTTCCTGCCCAAGATCGCAGCCGGTGATCTGCACTTCTCGATCGGCTACTCCGAACCGGGTGCGGGCACCGACCTGGCCGCGCTGCGGACCACCGCCGTCCGTGACGGCGACGAGTACGTCATCAACGGTCAGAAGATGTGGACGAGCCTGATCGCCTACGCCGACTATGTGTGGCTGGCGGTGCGCACCAATCCGGAAGCCAAGAAGCACCGGGGCATCTCGATGCTGATCGTGCCGACGACGGCCGACGGTTTCTCGTGGACTCCGGTGCACACGATGTCGGGTGTGGACACCAGCGCCACCTACTACCAGGACGTCCGGGTACCGGTGTCCAGCTTGGTCGGTGAAGAGAACGCGGGCTGGAAACTGGTGACCAACCAGCTCAACCACGAACGCGTCGCACTGGTGTCGGCCCAGCCGATCTTCGTCGCACTCGACGGGGTCCGCGAATGGGCGCAGAACACCAAGGATGCACACGGCAAACGGTTGATCGACTCCCAGTGGGTTCAGCTGAACCTGGCCCGGGTGCACGCCAAGGCCGAGGTGCTCAAGCTGATCAACTGGGAGCTGGCTTCCACCGAGGCCGCACCCTCACCTGCCGACGCCTCGGCGGCCAAGGTGTTCGGCACCGAGTTGGCCACCGAGGCCTACCGGCTGCTGATGGAGGTCCTGGGAACGGCGGCCACGCTGCGCCCCGACTCCAGGGGCGCGTTGCTGCGCGGCCGGGTCGAGCGGATGCACCGATCGTGCCTGATCCTGACGTTCGGGGGTGGCACCAACGAGATCCAACGCGACATCATCGGCATGGTCGCCCTCGGCCTACCCCGCGTGAACCGCTGAAAGACGAGGATTTCCATGGATTTCTCCACGACCGAGGCCGCCGACGATCTCGGCGGACTGGTGCGCACCATCACCGAATCGGTGTGCACACCGCAACATCAGCGTGATCTCGACGGGCTCGATCAACGGGTCGACCACGCGCTGTGGTCGAAGCTGATCGATGCCGACATCCTCTCCGCGGCGGCACCCGAGTCGTTGGACGGCGGTGGCTTCGGGCTGCTCGAGCAGGTCGCAGTGCTGGTGGCGCTGGGCCGCCAGATGGCCGCGGTGCCGTATCTGGAGTCCGCGGTCGTCAGCGCGGGCGCGCTGGCCGAGTTCGGTGCGTCCGGGCCGCCCCGGCAGTGGGCGACGGCGGCGGTCAAGGGTGAGAAGATCCTCACCGTGGCACTCGACGCCGACATGGGTGACGGTCCGGTCCGCGCCGGCGGCGGACCCGACGGCGCATTCCGGTTGACCGGGACCCGCACCCAGGTGCCTTATGGCCCGGTGGCCGACGCGTTTCTGGTTCCAGCCGAAACCGATTCCGGTGTACGCGTTTTCGTGGTGGCAGCAGACGACCCCGGGGTCGGCATGGAAGCTCTCACAGTGACCGGACGCAGCAGCATCGGACATCTGACGCTGTCCGGCGTCGAGGTCGGCGCTGATCGCGTGCTGGCCGACGAGTCCGCACTGAGCTGGATCCGCGCTCGCCTCTCACTGGGCCGCAGCGCCTTTCAACTCGGAGTGGTGGAACGAGCGCTGGAGCTCACTGCCGAGTACGCGCGCGAGCGCGAGCAGTTCGATCGGCCGATCGGTAGTTTCCAAGCGGTGTCGTCGCGGTTGGCGGACGGGTACATCGACGTCAAGGCACTGCGGATGACGTTGACCCAGGCGGCCTGGCGGTTGTCGCAGGGATTGCCCGCCGACATCGACATCGACACCGCGGCGTTCTGGGCCGCCGAAGCCGGTCACCGCGTGGCGCACACCGCGGTGCACGTCCACGGTGGTGTCGGTATCGACATCGACCATCCGGTGCACCGGTACTTCCTGGCCGCCAAGCAGACCGAGTTCGCCCTCGGCGGAGCCACCGGTGCGCTGCTGCGCATCGGCACCGAGCTGGCCGATACACCGGCCTGACCGGCCAGTGCCAGCACCCACGGTCGCTTCGCTACTGGCGCCGCTGGCCGACGTCGACGACCGCGGCGTGAGCTTCGTCGACGACGACACCCTCACCTGGTCCTGTTGGCGGGAGCACATCGGGGACGGCGCGGCACTTGCGGCGGTGCTGCGGTCGCGGCTGCGGCCGGATCGACCACCCCACGTCGGTGTGCTGCTCGGAAACACGCCGTTCTTCGGCACGGTGCTGGTCGCTGCGGCGCTGTCGGGCATCGTGCCGGTCGGTCTGAACCCGACCCGCCGCGGGGATGCGCTGCGACGCGATGTCAGCCATGCCGACTGTCAGCTGGTGCTCGCCGACCGCGCCGATATCCTGGCCGGTGCCGACGTCATCGACGTCGGCACCAAGGATTTCCGGGCCGAGATCGACGCCGCGCAAGGGGCACCCGTCGAGTTCCGCACCGCCGACCCCGACGATCTGTTCATGCTGATCTTCACCTCGGGCACCAGCGGTGACCCGAAAGCGGTGCGCTGCACCCACGAGAAGGTGGCGATTCCAGGGATGATGCTCGCCGAGCGGTTCGAGCTCGGGCCGGCCGACACCTGTTATCTGTCGATGCCGCTGTTCCACTCCAACGCGATAATGGCCGGCTGGGCTCCCGCGGTGGCTGCCGGCGCGTCCATCGCCCTGCGTCGCAAATTCTCGGCGTCGCAATTTTTTCCGGATGTGCGGCATTTCGGCGCGACCTACGCCAACTACGTCGGCAAGCCCTTGTCGTACATCCTGGCCACCCCGGAGTGCGCCGACGACGCCGACAACCCGCTGCGGGTCGCCTACGGCAACGAGGGAGCGCCACGGGATCTGGCTCGGTTCGCCCGACGATTCGGCGTTCGGGTTGTCGACGGGTTCGGCTCCAGCGAGGGCGGCGTGTCGATCGCCCGCACCCCCGACACTCCCGAGGGCGCGCTGGGCCCGCTGAACAACGGGGTCACCATTCTCGACGTCGACACCGGGACCGAGTGTCCGCCCGGGGTGGTCGGTGAACTGGTCAACGTCTCTGGCCCGGGCCAGTTCCGGGGCTACTACCGTGACCCCGAGGCCGAGGCCGAACGGATGCGCGACGGCATCTACCACAGCGGCGATCTGGCCTACCGAGACGAGGACGGCTTTGCCTACTTCGCCGGTCGACTCGGTGATTGGATGCGGGTAGACGGTGAGAACCTCGGCACCGCACCGATCGAGCGGATACTGCTGCGCCATCCCGACGTCACCGAGGTCGCGGTCTACCCGATTCCCGATCCCGCGGTCGGCGACCAGGTGATGGCAGCGTTGGTGCTGCGCGACGGGGCCGCTTTCGACGCCGTGGATTTCACCGAATTCCTTTCTGTACAAGACGATCTCGGCCCCAAACAGTGGCCGTCCTTCGTCCGTGTGGCCGACGCGTTACCGCGCACCGAGACGTTCAAGGTGATCAAGCGGCAGCTCTCCGCGGAGGCGACGCGATGTAGTGATCCAGTCCACCAGATCCGGCGGCCATGAATCCGCGCCGCCAGGACATTGCCGCAATGCTGCTCGACCGGGTCGGCGACGCTCACCCCGGGCTGCGCACCCGCGAGCGGAGTTGGACCTGGGACGAGGTCGTCGGCGAGTCCGCTGCACGCGCGGCACTGGCCACTGCGTTGCGCGACGAGAACTCCCCCGGCGCACCGTTTCACATCGGCGTGCTGCTGCCCAACGTGGCGGACTTCGTCTTCTGGCTGGGCGGCGCGGCGCTGTCCGGTGCCACCATCGTGGGACTCAATCCCACCCGCGGCCCGGCGGATCTGGCCGCCGACATCGAGCACGCCGACTGTGCACTGATCGTCACCGACGCCGCCGGCGAGGCGCGGTTGGCAGGATTGGACCACGGCGTGCCACCGTCGCAGATCCTGTGCGTCGAAGAACCGGACTACCGAGCAGAACTCCAACGTCACCGCGGGACCCCCTCTCGGGCCGACGGTGTCGGCTCTGCCACCCTGCTGTTGCTGCTGTTCACCTCCGGCACGACAGGGACATCGAAAGCAGTCAAGTGCAGCCAGGGCCGGCTGGCCGGGATCGCCTATGCGGCCGGCGACAAATACGGCCACCACCGCGGCGATGTCGACTACTGCTGTATGCCGTTGTTCCACGGCAACGCGATCATGGCGCTGTGGGCGCCGGCACTGGCCGTCGGCGCGACGGTATGCCTGACACCGGCCTTCTCGGCGTCCCAATTCCTGCCCGATGTCCGGGCCTTCGGCGCGACGTTCTTCACCTACGTGGGCAAGGCGCTGGCCTACCTGCTGGCCACCCCGGAGCACCCGGACGACGCGAACAACACCCTGACTCGGGGCTTCGGCACCGAGGCCTCACCGGACGACCAGCAGGAATTCCGACGCCGGTTCGGCGCCGAGTTGTTCGAAGGTTACGGTTCCAGCGAGGGCGGCGCGGTGGCCGTGCCTGACCCCGCGGCCCCGCCGACAGCGTTGGGCCGGCCCGCGCACCCAGAGGTGGCGATCGTCGACCCCGTGACGCTGCGACGCTGCCCTCCGGCGATGCTCGGCGCGGCCGGACAG from Mycobacterium sp. SMC-4 includes:
- the fadD17 gene encoding long-chain-fatty-acid--CoA ligase FadD17; its protein translation is MPAPTVASLLAPLADVDDRGVSFVDDDTLTWSCWREHIGDGAALAAVLRSRLRPDRPPHVGVLLGNTPFFGTVLVAAALSGIVPVGLNPTRRGDALRRDVSHADCQLVLADRADILAGADVIDVGTKDFRAEIDAAQGAPVEFRTADPDDLFMLIFTSGTSGDPKAVRCTHEKVAIPGMMLAERFELGPADTCYLSMPLFHSNAIMAGWAPAVAAGASIALRRKFSASQFFPDVRHFGATYANYVGKPLSYILATPECADDADNPLRVAYGNEGAPRDLARFARRFGVRVVDGFGSSEGGVSIARTPDTPEGALGPLNNGVTILDVDTGTECPPGVVGELVNVSGPGQFRGYYRDPEAEAERMRDGIYHSGDLAYRDEDGFAYFAGRLGDWMRVDGENLGTAPIERILLRHPDVTEVAVYPIPDPAVGDQVMAALVLRDGAAFDAVDFTEFLSVQDDLGPKQWPSFVRVADALPRTETFKVIKRQLSAEATRCSDPVHQIRRP
- a CDS encoding AMP-binding protein, producing MNPRRQDIAAMLLDRVGDAHPGLRTRERSWTWDEVVGESAARAALATALRDENSPGAPFHIGVLLPNVADFVFWLGGAALSGATIVGLNPTRGPADLAADIEHADCALIVTDAAGEARLAGLDHGVPPSQILCVEEPDYRAELQRHRGTPSRADGVGSATLLLLLFTSGTTGTSKAVKCSQGRLAGIAYAAGDKYGHHRGDVDYCCMPLFHGNAIMALWAPALAVGATVCLTPAFSASQFLPDVRAFGATFFTYVGKALAYLLATPEHPDDANNTLTRGFGTEASPDDQQEFRRRFGAELFEGYGSSEGGAVAVPDPAAPPTALGRPAHPEVAIVDPVTLRRCPPAMLGAAGQVLNADEAVGEIVDQRGAANFEGYYKNEIADAERVRNGWYWSGDLGYVDAEGFLYFAGRRGDWIRVDGENLSALTIERVLRRHRAVLATAVYGVPDPRSGDQVMAAVEVDDPQSFDVEQFADFMADQEDLGRMGFPRLLRVSTRLPTTASNKILKRDLQAQRWHTDEPVFRWAGRGRPRYSLLSDRDRAALDAEFATYGRQHHARLG